One region of Polaribacter pectinis genomic DNA includes:
- a CDS encoding NAD(P)/FAD-dependent oxidoreductase, producing MKNITIIGGGPAALMLAAEIDIKKYKVTICEKKKTVGRKFLVAGEGGLNLTFNSTLEALINQYSPSEFMDAAIRKFTNEDLVNWLNKHKIPTFTGSSNRVFPEQGLKPSEVLKRIVTLIKEKGVEFQFNKKWIGWNEKGNLCFENSKEIKSDITVFALGGASWKVTGSDGEWSEKFQDKNIEVKPFRAANCAFSVDWDKNFIKTQEGKPLKNIALTYKNHSAKGELVISKFGLEGNALYAISEKIQNTLLTEENTTIHLDLKPTLTVEQLKTKYKKTKLSKVTEILKKDLNLDRTSISILKHFTDKETFSNEDLLVKAIKSLPIVLKSAEEIDKAISTLGGISLDEVDENFQLKKIPNSYTIGEMLEWYAPTGGYLLQGSFSMGFYLAKHLNTL from the coding sequence ATGAAAAACATAACAATAATTGGTGGAGGTCCAGCTGCATTAATGCTCGCAGCAGAAATTGATATCAAAAAATATAAAGTTACCATTTGTGAAAAGAAAAAAACAGTTGGACGTAAATTTTTAGTTGCTGGAGAAGGTGGTTTAAATTTAACTTTCAATTCAACTTTAGAAGCGCTTATCAATCAATATTCGCCAAGTGAATTTATGGATGCTGCTATTCGCAAGTTTACAAATGAAGATTTAGTAAATTGGTTGAACAAACATAAAATACCAACATTTACAGGTTCAAGCAATCGTGTTTTTCCTGAACAAGGCTTAAAACCAAGTGAAGTTTTAAAAAGAATTGTAACGTTAATAAAAGAAAAAGGCGTGGAATTCCAATTCAACAAAAAATGGATTGGTTGGAATGAAAAAGGAAATTTATGTTTCGAAAACTCCAAAGAAATTAAATCTGATATTACGGTTTTTGCTTTGGGTGGCGCTAGTTGGAAAGTAACAGGTTCAGATGGAGAATGGAGTGAAAAATTTCAGGATAAAAACATTGAAGTAAAACCATTTAGAGCAGCAAATTGTGCTTTTTCTGTAGATTGGGATAAAAACTTTATAAAAACTCAAGAAGGAAAACCTTTAAAAAATATTGCACTTACTTACAAGAACCATTCTGCAAAAGGCGAATTGGTGATTTCTAAATTTGGTTTGGAAGGAAATGCATTATATGCTATAAGTGAAAAAATTCAAAATACATTATTAACAGAAGAAAATACTACTATTCATCTCGATTTAAAACCAACATTAACTGTTGAACAATTAAAAACAAAGTACAAAAAAACGAAGCTTTCTAAAGTAACAGAAATTTTAAAAAAGGATTTAAATTTAGATAGAACTTCAATAAGTATTTTAAAACATTTTACAGACAAAGAAACTTTTTCTAATGAAGATTTACTTGTAAAAGCTATAAAATCGCTTCCTATTGTTTTAAAATCTGCAGAAGAAATAGACAAAGCAATTTCTACTTTAGGCGGAATTTCTTTAGACGAGGTTGATGAGAATTTTCAACTAAAAAAAATACCGAATTCTTACACAATTGGAGAAATGTTAGAGTGGTATGCTCCAACAGGTGGTTATTTATTACAAGGAAGTTTTAGTATGGGTTTTTATTTAGCAAAACATTTAAATACTCTGTAA
- a CDS encoding helix-turn-helix domain-containing protein has protein sequence MSTNPELELALNFIEKTDRNLFITGKAGTGKTTFLHQIKNESLKRLVIVAPTGVAAINAKGVTIHSFFQMPFGPILPNQPPNNQQRRFSKTKIDIIKSLDLVIIDEISMVRADLLDGIDQVMRRYKNRNKVFGGAQILMIGDLQQLAPVVRPNEWSLLQQHYNTVYFFSSKAFQEANVVSIELKHIYRQKNEDFITILNEIRNDNLSEKSAKILNERYNPTFSPSKEEGYITLTTHNNRANLINDSELNKITNKSRFFDAEISGKFNENSYPNAAKLELKVGAQVMFIKNDSSQEKRYFNGKIGIITDISKTSVTVQCGNEADEIVTEKETWSNINYSINEETKEIKEDLVGAFSQIPLRLAWAITIHKSQGLTFEKAIIDAEASFAHGQTYVALSRCTSLEGLVLKTPITSNAIINDKTVSVFNLSVEENHPDESILNQSEIEFQLNLISELFDYQPFLYPITRLIDIFYKNQTSIKGDVIDHLQTIKDDGIVALMKVSNGFKNQLKVLSEDNVLPENSSTIHERFTKAVAYFLNHTQNNIQKPLDAINFSTDNKAVKADFSKQFDSLQEKLEEKLFALQKMTTGFKVQSYLEVRAKAVLQKMEPKKKKKVASKRDPILALKLRELRDEIRVAENIPAFQIFTQESLYAMCDSLPRTEKDLLNIVGMGKTRVAKYGDEVLDVINRYCSENGINKLNEQKKEDKKNTKQISLELFRSGMSVLEIAKERKLTTGTVTSHLSSYIPSGDVDILELIPIEKYKKIVKSIDNVEFKSLTELKEKLDKDFTYSEIRMVLKSLES, from the coding sequence ATGTCAACAAATCCTGAATTAGAACTAGCCTTAAATTTCATTGAAAAAACGGATAGAAATCTGTTTATTACTGGAAAAGCAGGTACAGGAAAAACTACTTTTTTACATCAAATTAAAAACGAATCATTAAAAAGATTGGTAATTGTTGCGCCAACAGGAGTTGCTGCAATTAATGCAAAAGGAGTTACCATTCATTCTTTTTTTCAAATGCCTTTTGGTCCTATTTTACCAAATCAGCCGCCAAATAACCAACAAAGACGTTTTTCGAAAACAAAAATTGATATTATAAAATCGTTAGATTTAGTAATTATAGATGAGATTTCTATGGTTCGTGCAGATTTGCTAGATGGAATAGATCAAGTAATGCGTCGTTATAAAAACAGAAATAAAGTTTTTGGTGGCGCACAAATTTTAATGATTGGCGATTTGCAACAATTAGCGCCAGTTGTAAGACCAAATGAATGGAGTTTGTTACAACAGCATTACAATACTGTTTATTTTTTTAGTTCAAAAGCTTTTCAAGAAGCAAATGTAGTTTCAATTGAATTGAAGCATATTTATCGTCAGAAAAACGAAGATTTTATTACTATTTTAAATGAAATTAGAAACGATAATTTATCAGAAAAGTCTGCTAAAATTTTAAATGAACGTTACAATCCAACTTTTTCTCCAAGTAAAGAAGAAGGTTATATTACACTAACAACTCATAATAACAGAGCGAATTTAATAAACGATTCTGAACTCAATAAAATCACCAATAAAAGTCGCTTTTTTGATGCTGAAATCTCTGGTAAGTTTAACGAAAATTCGTACCCAAATGCCGCAAAATTAGAATTAAAAGTTGGTGCACAAGTAATGTTTATCAAAAATGATTCTTCTCAAGAAAAAAGATATTTTAATGGGAAAATAGGAATTATTACAGACATTTCTAAAACATCTGTAACTGTACAATGTGGAAATGAAGCTGATGAAATTGTAACAGAAAAAGAAACTTGGTCTAATATTAATTATTCGATTAATGAAGAAACCAAAGAAATAAAAGAAGATTTAGTTGGTGCTTTTTCGCAGATTCCATTACGTTTGGCTTGGGCAATTACTATCCATAAAAGTCAAGGTTTAACGTTCGAAAAAGCAATAATCGATGCAGAAGCTTCATTTGCACATGGGCAAACTTATGTTGCGTTAAGTAGGTGTACTTCTTTGGAAGGATTGGTTTTAAAAACACCAATTACAAGCAACGCAATTATTAATGATAAAACTGTAAGTGTTTTCAATTTAAGTGTAGAAGAAAATCACCCAGATGAAAGTATTTTGAACCAATCTGAAATTGAATTTCAATTGAATTTAATTTCAGAATTGTTCGATTATCAACCTTTTTTATATCCAATTACAAGGTTAATTGATATTTTCTACAAAAACCAAACAAGTATAAAAGGTGATGTAATAGATCATTTACAAACCATAAAAGACGATGGAATTGTTGCTCTAATGAAAGTTTCCAACGGATTTAAGAATCAGTTAAAAGTACTTTCAGAAGACAATGTTTTGCCAGAGAATAGTTCTACAATTCATGAGCGATTTACAAAAGCAGTTGCTTATTTTTTAAATCACACACAAAATAATATTCAGAAGCCTTTAGATGCAATTAATTTTTCAACAGATAATAAAGCTGTAAAAGCAGATTTTTCTAAACAGTTCGATTCACTTCAGGAAAAATTAGAAGAAAAGTTATTTGCGTTGCAAAAAATGACGACTGGTTTTAAAGTTCAGTCGTATTTAGAAGTAAGAGCAAAAGCAGTTTTGCAAAAAATGGAGCCAAAAAAGAAGAAAAAAGTAGCTTCCAAACGCGACCCAATTTTAGCTTTAAAATTAAGAGAATTAAGAGACGAAATTAGAGTTGCAGAAAACATTCCAGCGTTTCAAATATTTACCCAAGAATCTTTATATGCAATGTGCGATTCATTGCCAAGAACCGAAAAAGATCTACTTAATATTGTTGGAATGGGTAAAACTCGCGTTGCAAAATATGGAGATGAAGTTTTAGATGTAATTAATAGATACTGTTCAGAAAACGGAATAAATAAATTAAACGAGCAGAAAAAAGAAGATAAAAAAAATACAAAACAGATTTCATTAGAACTTTTTAGATCTGGAATGTCAGTTTTAGAAATTGCTAAAGAGCGTAAGCTAACAACAGGAACTGTAACAAGTCATTTATCTAGCTATATTCCTTCTGGAGATGTAGATATTTTGGAATTAATTCCAATAGAAAAGTACAAAAAAATTGTAAAATCGATAGATAATGTTGAGTTTAAAAGCTTAACTGAATTAAAGGAAAAGCTTGATAAAGATTTTACTTATTCTGAAATACGTATGGTTCTAAAATCTTTAGAAAGTTAA
- the odhB gene encoding 2-oxoglutarate dehydrogenase complex dihydrolipoyllysine-residue succinyltransferase: MSVLEMKVPSPGESITEVEIATWLVEDGDYVEKDQPIAEVDSDKATLELPAEESGIITLKAEEGDAVEVGAVVCLIDTSAAKPEGDASEKQSTKEAPTKEEKVAPSVEKKETYASGVASPAAKKVLAEKGMDGSSIKGTGKDGRITKDDAVKAVPSMGTQPANGSRGTERKKMSMLRRKVAERLVAVKSETAMLTTFNEVNMQPIFDLRKEYKEDFKAKHGVGLGFMSFFTLAVVRALKMYPDVNSMIDGDFQIKHDFQDISIAVSGPKGLMVPVIRNAENLSFRGVESEVKRLALRARDGQITIDEMTGGTFTITNGGVFGSMLSTPIINPPQSGILGMHNIVNRPMAVNGGVVIQPIMYVALSYDHRIVDGRESVGFLVAVKEALENPVELLMDNNPTKALEM; the protein is encoded by the coding sequence ATGAGTGTTTTAGAAATGAAAGTTCCTTCTCCAGGAGAATCGATTACAGAAGTAGAAATTGCAACTTGGTTAGTTGAAGATGGAGATTATGTTGAAAAAGATCAACCAATTGCAGAAGTAGATTCTGATAAAGCAACTTTAGAATTGCCAGCGGAAGAAAGTGGAATTATCACTTTAAAAGCGGAAGAAGGAGATGCTGTAGAGGTTGGAGCAGTTGTGTGTTTAATAGACACAAGTGCAGCAAAACCTGAAGGAGATGCTTCAGAAAAGCAATCAACAAAAGAAGCGCCAACAAAAGAAGAAAAAGTTGCGCCAAGTGTTGAGAAAAAAGAAACATACGCTTCTGGAGTTGCATCACCAGCTGCTAAAAAAGTTTTAGCAGAAAAAGGGATGGATGGTTCTTCTATAAAAGGAACAGGAAAAGATGGTAGAATTACCAAAGACGATGCTGTAAAAGCAGTACCTTCTATGGGAACACAACCAGCTAACGGATCTCGTGGAACAGAGCGTAAGAAAATGTCTATGTTGCGTAGAAAAGTTGCAGAACGTTTGGTAGCTGTAAAAAGCGAAACAGCAATGTTAACAACGTTTAACGAGGTGAATATGCAGCCAATTTTCGATTTACGTAAAGAATATAAAGAAGATTTTAAAGCAAAACACGGAGTTGGTTTAGGGTTTATGTCTTTCTTTACTTTGGCAGTTGTTAGAGCATTAAAAATGTACCCAGATGTAAACTCTATGATTGATGGAGATTTTCAAATAAAACACGATTTTCAAGATATTTCTATTGCAGTTTCTGGGCCAAAAGGTTTAATGGTTCCTGTAATTAGAAATGCAGAAAACTTATCTTTTAGAGGTGTAGAAAGCGAAGTAAAACGTTTGGCTTTACGCGCAAGAGATGGGCAAATAACTATTGATGAAATGACTGGTGGAACGTTTACAATTACCAATGGTGGTGTATTTGGTTCTATGTTGTCTACACCAATTATAAACCCTCCACAAAGTGGAATTTTAGGAATGCACAATATTGTAAACAGACCAATGGCAGTAAATGGCGGTGTTGTAATTCAGCCAATTATGTATGTTGCATTGTCTTATGATCACAGAATTGTAGATGGTAGAGAATCTGTAGGTTTTTTAGTGGCAGTAAAAGAAGCGTTAGAAAATCCTGTTGAGTTATTGATGGATAACAATCCTACAAAAGCATTAGAAATGTAG
- the recJ gene encoding single-stranded-DNA-specific exonuclease RecJ: protein MRWTLKKPPNKEKIAQLAKDLQVNKTIATILCQRNIETFEEAKKYFRPSLEDIHDPFLMKDMDLAVERIEKAISNNENILVFGDYDVDGTTAVSLVSSYLKTIHPNIATYIPDRYAEGYGVSYMGIDFAQDNDFSLIIALDCGIKAIEKVEYAKEKNIDFIICDHHKPGKEIPKAVAVLNAKQEDCTYPFDELCGCGVGFKLIQALGVSRNQTIEHFVPYLDLVATAIAADIVPMNGENRTLAYFGLQVINSQPRNGIKAIILQVKKTELTITDVVFIIAPRINAAGRMKHGNYAVELLTEMDLNSAIEFAAAIEINNADRKELDKKITNEALIQIIDNDEEERFTSVVFQEDWHKGVIGIVASRLIEKYYRPTLVFTKSGDKLAASARSVKGFDVYNALEACSEFIEQFGGHKYAAGLTLLPENYENFKNKFEEIVQKTIDKELLTPEIAIDAEIDLSEITDKFFRIIQQMAPFGPMNMKPTFKSTCVRDNGYGKQVGADKTHLKLNVFQGDNKKTYNAIGFNLGNKIEFVQDEFDIVYALDENEWNGYKTVQLLLKDLK, encoded by the coding sequence ATGAGATGGACTTTAAAAAAACCACCAAATAAAGAAAAAATCGCACAACTTGCCAAAGACTTACAAGTTAATAAAACAATTGCTACAATTCTTTGTCAAAGAAATATTGAAACTTTCGAAGAAGCAAAAAAGTATTTTCGTCCTAGTTTAGAAGATATTCACGATCCTTTTTTAATGAAAGATATGGATTTGGCTGTGGAAAGAATTGAAAAAGCAATTTCAAACAACGAAAACATCCTAGTTTTTGGCGATTATGATGTGGATGGAACAACAGCTGTTTCTTTAGTTTCTTCATATTTAAAAACGATTCACCCAAATATTGCAACTTATATTCCTGATAGATATGCAGAAGGTTATGGCGTTTCTTATATGGGAATTGATTTTGCACAAGACAATGATTTTTCTTTAATTATTGCACTAGATTGTGGTATAAAAGCCATTGAAAAAGTTGAGTATGCAAAAGAGAAAAACATCGATTTTATTATTTGCGATCATCACAAACCTGGAAAAGAAATTCCAAAAGCGGTTGCTGTTTTAAACGCAAAACAAGAAGATTGTACGTATCCTTTTGATGAACTTTGTGGTTGTGGAGTTGGTTTTAAATTGATACAAGCTTTGGGAGTTTCCAGAAACCAAACAATTGAACATTTTGTGCCTTATTTAGATTTGGTGGCTACTGCAATTGCTGCAGATATTGTACCAATGAATGGCGAAAACAGAACTTTAGCTTATTTTGGTTTACAAGTAATTAATTCGCAACCAAGAAACGGAATTAAGGCCATTATTCTTCAAGTTAAAAAAACAGAACTTACAATTACTGATGTCGTTTTTATAATTGCGCCAAGAATTAATGCTGCAGGAAGAATGAAACATGGTAATTATGCTGTGGAATTATTAACTGAAATGGATTTAAATTCTGCCATTGAATTTGCTGCTGCTATTGAAATTAATAATGCTGATAGAAAAGAATTAGATAAGAAAATAACCAACGAAGCTTTAATTCAGATTATTGATAATGACGAAGAAGAGCGTTTTACCTCTGTCGTTTTTCAAGAAGATTGGCACAAAGGTGTAATTGGAATTGTAGCTTCTAGATTGATCGAAAAATATTATAGACCAACGTTAGTTTTTACAAAAAGTGGCGATAAATTAGCCGCTTCTGCACGTTCTGTAAAAGGTTTTGATGTGTACAATGCATTGGAGGCATGTAGCGAATTTATAGAACAATTTGGTGGACATAAATATGCTGCTGGTTTGACTTTACTACCAGAAAACTACGAGAATTTTAAAAACAAATTCGAAGAAATTGTCCAAAAAACAATTGATAAAGAATTACTAACGCCAGAAATTGCGATTGATGCAGAAATAGATTTATCAGAAATTACAGATAAATTTTTTCGAATCATTCAGCAAATGGCGCCTTTTGGTCCAATGAATATGAAACCAACTTTTAAATCTACTTGTGTAAGAGATAATGGTTATGGAAAACAAGTTGGCGCAGATAAAACCCATTTAAAATTAAATGTTTTTCAAGGTGATAATAAAAAAACCTACAATGCCATTGGTTTTAATTTAGGAAATAAAATAGAATTTGTACAAGACGAATTTGACATTGTCTATGCTTTGGATGAAAATGAATGGAATGGTTATAAAACTGTGCAATTGTTGTTGAAGGATTTGAAATGA
- a CDS encoding OsmC family protein, whose protein sequence is MATNTVTTVWAQKEQFESDNPSGHKLTMFSVADEENKDTTGYGPKALMLSSLAGCSALDVISLLKKMRAEVEDFKIEITAELTDEHPKFYNKVKVDYHFSDAELQPEKIQKAVNLSVTKYCGVMEMFRQFADVKTEIFLHEITVKE, encoded by the coding sequence ATGGCAACAAATACAGTTACTACAGTTTGGGCACAAAAAGAACAATTTGAATCTGACAACCCAAGTGGACATAAATTAACAATGTTTTCTGTGGCAGATGAAGAAAACAAAGACACAACTGGTTATGGACCAAAAGCTCTAATGCTTTCTTCTTTAGCTGGTTGCTCTGCTTTAGATGTAATTTCTTTATTGAAAAAAATGCGAGCAGAAGTAGAAGATTTTAAAATTGAAATAACTGCAGAATTAACAGATGAACACCCTAAATTTTACAACAAAGTAAAAGTAGATTACCATTTTTCAGATGCAGAATTACAACCAGAAAAAATACAAAAAGCAGTAAATTTATCTGTTACAAAGTATTGTGGTGTTATGGAAATGTTTAGACAGTTTGCAGATGTAAAAACAGAAATATTTTTACATGAAATTACCGTGAAAGAATAA
- a CDS encoding MBOAT family O-acyltransferase gives MLFNSIDFAVFLPVVFILYWFLVNKSLKAQNLLIVFASYLFYGWWDWRFLILIIFSTLVDYSIGRKLKLTESKAQRKLLLWTSIIVNLGFLGFFKYYNFFLDNFVTAFSFFGTSINSSSLNIILPVGISFYTFQTLSYTIDVYRNKLEPTKDIIAFSAFVCFFPQLVAGPIERATNLLPQFKRERFFDNKKAIDGLHLILWGLFKKIVIADSCANYANEIFSNYENMNSLSLALGAIYFAFQIYGDFSGYSDIAIGTSKLFGINLMRNFNFPYFSRDIAEFWRNWHISLSTWFRDYLYIPLGGSRGGLKMKIRNTFIIFLVSGFWHGANWTFIVWGTLNALYFLPLLITNNNRNNLDTVAKNRIFPTLKEFVFMITTFSLTVVAWVFFRADSVLIAVKYLQKLFSFNFKNGFQYLSIERYAPELIILILFFVLVEWNSRENEHPFFGKWVHLKIVFTLLGLITLGVYSDVTDFIYFQF, from the coding sequence ATGTTATTTAACTCAATTGACTTTGCAGTATTTTTACCAGTAGTTTTTATATTGTATTGGTTTTTAGTAAATAAGAGTTTAAAGGCTCAAAATTTATTAATAGTTTTTGCAAGTTATCTTTTTTATGGTTGGTGGGATTGGAGGTTTTTAATTCTTATTATTTTTAGTACTCTTGTAGATTATTCAATTGGTCGAAAGTTAAAATTGACAGAAAGTAAAGCACAAAGAAAATTACTTTTATGGACAAGTATTATTGTTAATCTTGGTTTTTTAGGCTTTTTTAAATATTACAATTTTTTTCTCGACAATTTTGTTACTGCTTTTTCCTTTTTTGGTACATCTATAAATAGTAGTTCGTTAAATATTATTCTTCCAGTTGGTATTAGTTTCTATACTTTTCAAACATTAAGTTATACAATAGATGTTTATAGAAATAAACTAGAACCAACAAAAGATATTATAGCATTTTCTGCTTTTGTATGTTTTTTTCCTCAATTAGTTGCTGGGCCAATTGAAAGGGCTACAAATTTATTACCGCAATTTAAAAGGGAAAGATTTTTTGATAATAAAAAAGCAATAGATGGTTTGCATTTAATTCTTTGGGGTCTTTTTAAGAAAATTGTTATTGCAGATTCTTGTGCAAATTATGCAAATGAAATATTTTCTAATTACGAGAATATGAACTCATTAAGTTTAGCTTTGGGAGCTATTTATTTCGCCTTTCAAATTTATGGAGATTTTAGTGGATATTCAGATATAGCAATAGGAACATCTAAATTATTTGGTATAAATCTTATGAGAAACTTTAATTTTCCTTATTTTTCTAGAGACATTGCAGAGTTTTGGAGAAACTGGCACATATCTTTGTCAACCTGGTTTAGAGATTATCTTTACATTCCATTAGGAGGCAGTAGAGGAGGTTTAAAAATGAAGATAAGAAACACTTTTATTATCTTTTTAGTAAGTGGTTTTTGGCATGGAGCAAATTGGACATTTATTGTCTGGGGTACATTAAATGCACTTTACTTTTTACCTTTATTAATAACTAATAACAATCGTAATAATTTAGATACAGTTGCAAAAAATAGAATTTTTCCAACTTTAAAAGAGTTTGTATTTATGATTACTACTTTTAGTTTAACAGTTGTTGCTTGGGTTTTTTTTAGAGCAGATTCAGTTTTAATAGCAGTTAAATATTTACAAAAATTATTTTCATTTAATTTTAAGAATGGTTTTCAATATTTATCAATTGAAAGGTACGCACCCGAACTAATAATTTTAATTCTATTTTTTGTTTTAGTAGAATGGAATTCTAGAGAAAATGAACACCCTTTTTTTGGTAAATGGGTGCATTTAAAAATAGTTTTTACCTTATTAGGCTTAATTACATTAGGTGTATATTCAGATGTTACTGATTTTATTTATTTTCAATTTTAA